From one Comamonas piscis genomic stretch:
- a CDS encoding AraC family transcriptional regulator, whose translation MATGQALKIHDVDAETAPYLVRYDEFAAGSFADAHSHRPGHLNYTSHGTMTIVTQGRSLVAPPQYGIWIPPAVEHNCYVPQAAVYRSFYVQPALCGGLPRQACIIRISAIVRSILADLAQRDIRRPATAEDLRLAEVMVDQLRLAPPEHSFLPAAQSKALLTVLDALKAEPGSRRTMADWAASVHLTERTLARHCHQELGMGLAEWRQRLRHLCAVDALGQGQTVQEIAFDLGYSTASAFIAMFQRAAGMPPEQFRREFGSAVAE comes from the coding sequence ATGGCGACAGGCCAAGCACTGAAAATCCACGACGTGGATGCAGAGACGGCGCCCTATCTGGTGCGCTACGACGAATTTGCCGCCGGCAGTTTTGCCGATGCGCACAGCCACCGCCCCGGTCACCTGAACTACACATCGCATGGCACGATGACCATCGTCACACAAGGTCGAAGCCTGGTGGCGCCGCCGCAGTACGGCATCTGGATTCCGCCGGCGGTGGAGCACAACTGCTATGTGCCGCAGGCTGCCGTGTACCGTTCGTTTTATGTGCAGCCTGCCCTGTGCGGCGGCTTGCCCCGGCAGGCCTGCATCATCCGCATCAGCGCCATCGTGCGCAGCATCCTGGCCGACCTGGCGCAGCGCGATATACGCCGGCCTGCAACGGCCGAGGACCTGCGCCTGGCCGAGGTGATGGTGGACCAACTGCGGCTGGCGCCACCCGAGCACAGTTTTCTGCCCGCTGCACAGTCCAAGGCACTGCTGACGGTGCTCGATGCCCTGAAGGCCGAGCCCGGAAGCCGCCGCACGATGGCCGATTGGGCGGCCTCGGTACACCTGACCGAGCGCACCCTGGCGCGCCACTGCCACCAGGAGCTGGGCATGGGCCTGGCCGAATGGCGGCAGCGGCTGCGCCACCTCTGCGCGGTGGACGCGCTGGGCCAGGGCCAGACGGTGCAGGAGATTGCCTTTGATCTGGGCTACAGCACCGCATCGGCCTTTATCGCGATGTTCCAGCGTGCAGCGGGCATGCCGCCCGAGCAGTTTCGGCGCGAGTTTGGCAGTGCGGTGGCAGAGTAG
- a CDS encoding DMT family transporter, whose amino-acid sequence MQYLYPLLAVLIWSGNTVVSKQASGAIGPIEIGFLRWVLAVLLVTPVLLPAVWRNRQAIRGHAGQILVLGVLGMVVYQSCAYFAAAYTTATHMGIILTLSPLVVLGICVGLLGQVLTAGGAIGSLLAFAGVVLVISEGHPASLLDQGINRGDMLMLLACLAYAAYNILLKRWAMPKVPSWQLLYLQMVVAMFAQLPFYLASPKIGLNADNWYLVAYAGTMASIVATWMWMTAVARLGPSRSIMFFNLTPLLTALIASAWAKEQLHSYLWIGGAMTIFGVLLAELWKTPLRRARDTASRVV is encoded by the coding sequence ATGCAATACCTGTATCCGCTGCTCGCGGTCTTGATCTGGTCGGGCAACACCGTTGTCAGCAAACAGGCCTCTGGCGCCATCGGCCCGATTGAAATCGGCTTTCTGCGCTGGGTGCTGGCGGTGTTACTGGTCACCCCCGTGTTGCTGCCCGCCGTATGGCGCAACCGGCAGGCCATCCGGGGCCATGCGGGGCAAATCCTGGTGCTGGGCGTGCTGGGCATGGTGGTCTACCAAAGCTGCGCCTACTTTGCGGCCGCCTACACCACCGCCACGCATATGGGCATCATCCTGACCTTGTCGCCGCTGGTGGTGCTGGGCATCTGCGTGGGCCTGCTGGGCCAGGTGCTGACCGCTGGCGGTGCCATCGGGTCGCTGCTGGCCTTTGCAGGCGTGGTGTTGGTCATCAGCGAAGGGCATCCTGCCTCCTTGCTGGACCAGGGCATCAACCGGGGCGATATGCTGATGCTGCTGGCCTGCCTGGCCTATGCGGCCTACAACATTCTGCTCAAGCGCTGGGCGATGCCCAAGGTGCCCAGCTGGCAGCTGCTGTACCTGCAGATGGTGGTCGCCATGTTCGCCCAGCTGCCGTTCTACCTGGCCTCGCCCAAAATCGGCCTGAATGCGGACAACTGGTACTTGGTGGCCTATGCCGGCACCATGGCCTCGATCGTCGCCACCTGGATGTGGATGACCGCCGTGGCACGGCTGGGGCCCAGCCGCTCGATCATGTTCTTCAACCTGACCCCGCTGCTGACCGCGCTGATCGCCTCGGCCTGGGCCAAGGAGCAGCTGCACAGCTACTTGTGGATCGGCGGGGCGATGACCATTTTTGGCGTGCTGTTGGCCGAGCTCTGGAAAACGCCGCTGCGCCGCGCCAGAGATACTGCCAGCAGGGTCGTCTGA
- the cysK gene encoding cysteine synthase A: MKVENILHTIGNTPVVRINRLFGAGAQVWIKSERSNPGGSIKDRIALAMIEDAEKTGALKPGGTIIEPTSGNTGVGLALVAAVKGYKLILVMPESMSIERRRLMLAYGASFDLTPKEKGMKGAIARAEELAAQTPGSWIPQQFENPANTAVHERTTAQEVLADFPDGLDVLITGVGTGGHLSGVAHVLKAKFPQLKVYAVEPTASPVISGGQPAPHPIQGIGAGFIPRNLDTSVLDGVIQVDAEPAREYARRAAREEGLLVGISSGATLAAIAQKLPDLPPNAKVLGFAYDTGERYLSVEGFLPA, translated from the coding sequence ATGAAAGTTGAGAATATTCTGCACACCATTGGCAATACGCCGGTGGTCCGTATCAACCGTTTGTTTGGCGCGGGCGCCCAGGTCTGGATCAAGTCCGAGCGCAGCAATCCCGGCGGCTCCATCAAGGACCGCATCGCGCTGGCGATGATCGAAGACGCCGAAAAGACCGGCGCGCTCAAGCCGGGCGGCACCATCATCGAACCCACCAGCGGCAACACCGGCGTGGGCCTGGCGTTGGTCGCCGCGGTTAAGGGCTACAAGCTCATCCTGGTGATGCCCGAGAGCATGTCCATTGAGCGCCGCCGCCTGATGCTGGCCTATGGCGCCAGCTTTGACCTGACGCCCAAGGAAAAAGGCATGAAGGGCGCGATCGCCCGTGCCGAAGAGCTGGCCGCGCAAACCCCCGGCTCCTGGATTCCGCAGCAGTTTGAAAACCCTGCCAATACGGCGGTGCATGAGCGCACTACCGCCCAGGAAGTGCTGGCCGATTTCCCCGATGGACTGGATGTGCTGATCACCGGGGTGGGCACTGGCGGCCACCTGTCTGGCGTGGCCCATGTGCTCAAGGCCAAGTTTCCGCAGCTCAAGGTCTATGCGGTCGAGCCCACGGCCTCGCCTGTCATCTCGGGCGGCCAGCCCGCGCCGCACCCGATCCAGGGCATTGGTGCCGGCTTTATTCCGCGCAACTTGGACACCAGCGTGCTCGATGGCGTGATCCAGGTCGATGCCGAACCCGCCCGTGAATACGCACGCCGCGCGGCCCGTGAAGAAGGCCTGCTGGTGGGCATCTCCTCCGGAGCAACCTTGGCGGCCATTGCGCAAAAGCTGCCCGATCTGCCACCCAACGCCAAGGTGCTGGGCTTTGCCTACGACACCGGCGAGCGCTACCTGTCGGTGGAAGGTTTCCTGCCGGCTTGA
- a CDS encoding tripartite tricarboxylate transporter permease — MGQALQDLWFGFGIAFQGHNLMWSFFGVLVGNLIGVLPGMGALSAISILLPLTYTMQPVPAILMLAGIFYGSQYGGAIGAILLNLPSHPPHAVTCLDGYPMTKKGKGGTALGITMICSFFAASVGIIVMIFASPLLTTIAFKFGPAELFSIMLLGLLAGSTMSRGSPLKGVAMTLFGLLCGIVGTDVNSGTFRFAFDIPDLSDGLEMVAVAMGLFGIADFLLNVNKMKAITSNTKMRIRDMRPSMAELKEAFWPMVRGTAVGTLFGAMPGTGPTITTFIAYALEQKVAKDPSRFGTGMIAGVAAPEASAHSKTQVDFIPTMSLGIPGDAVMALLLGALLIQGIQPGPQLISEHPDIFWGLIASFWIGNVILMILNVPLIGVWVKMLAVPYKYLFPSAMFFIAVGVFTTQNSLFHIWEVLAFGIIGAILMVLDFSVAPIMLGFVLGPMMEENFRRALLLSRGDMMVFMQRPISATFVCISVFLLAAVTWSAWRKRSSVSKVAQAIAQETSGAGVIAAK; from the coding sequence ATGGGACAAGCATTACAAGACCTCTGGTTCGGCTTTGGCATCGCCTTCCAGGGCCACAATTTGATGTGGTCCTTCTTCGGCGTGCTGGTGGGTAACCTGATTGGCGTGCTGCCGGGCATGGGCGCGCTGTCCGCGATCTCCATCCTGCTGCCGCTAACCTACACGATGCAACCGGTGCCCGCCATCCTGATGCTGGCCGGTATCTTCTACGGCTCGCAGTACGGTGGTGCCATCGGCGCCATCTTGCTGAACCTGCCATCGCACCCACCCCATGCGGTGACCTGCCTGGACGGCTACCCGATGACCAAGAAGGGCAAGGGCGGAACGGCGCTGGGCATCACGATGATCTGCTCGTTCTTTGCCGCCTCGGTCGGCATCATCGTGATGATTTTCGCGTCGCCACTGCTGACTACCATCGCCTTCAAGTTTGGCCCGGCCGAGCTGTTCTCCATCATGCTGCTGGGCCTGCTGGCGGGCTCGACCATGTCGCGTGGCTCCCCGCTCAAAGGCGTGGCGATGACCTTGTTCGGCTTGCTTTGCGGCATTGTCGGCACCGATGTGAACAGCGGCACCTTCCGCTTTGCCTTTGACATCCCGGACCTGAGCGATGGCCTGGAAATGGTGGCTGTAGCCATGGGCTTGTTCGGTATTGCCGACTTCCTGCTCAACGTCAACAAGATGAAGGCGATCACCAGCAACACCAAGATGCGCATCCGTGACATGCGCCCCTCGATGGCGGAGCTGAAAGAGGCCTTCTGGCCGATGGTGCGCGGCACGGCCGTGGGCACCCTGTTTGGCGCGATGCCCGGCACCGGCCCGACGATCACCACCTTCATCGCCTATGCGCTGGAGCAAAAGGTGGCCAAGGACCCGAGCCGTTTTGGCACCGGCATGATCGCTGGCGTCGCCGCCCCCGAGGCCTCGGCGCACTCGAAGACGCAGGTGGACTTCATCCCGACGATGAGCCTGGGCATTCCGGGCGACGCAGTGATGGCGCTGCTATTGGGCGCGCTGCTGATCCAGGGTATCCAGCCTGGCCCGCAGCTGATCAGCGAGCATCCGGACATTTTCTGGGGCCTGATTGCCAGCTTCTGGATTGGCAATGTGATCCTGATGATCCTGAATGTGCCGCTGATCGGCGTCTGGGTGAAGATGCTGGCAGTGCCTTACAAGTACCTGTTCCCATCGGCGATGTTCTTCATTGCGGTCGGTGTGTTCACCACGCAAAACAGCCTGTTCCACATCTGGGAGGTGCTGGCCTTCGGCATCATCGGTGCCATCTTGATGGTGCTGGATTTCTCGGTCGCGCCCATCATGCTGGGCTTTGTGCTGGGGCCCATGATGGAAGAGAACTTCCGCCGTGCGCTGCTGCTGTCCCGGGGTGACATGATGGTCTTCATGCAGCGCCCCATCAGCGCCACCTTTGTCTGCATCAGCGTGTTCTTGCTCGCTGCCGTGACCTGGTCGGCTTGGCGCAAGCGCTCCAGCGTGAGCAAGGTGGCGCAAGCCATTGCGCAGGAGACTTCGGGCGCTGGCGTTATCGCGGCCAAGTAA
- a CDS encoding tripartite tricarboxylate transporter TctB family protein, producing the protein MSAPGKTYNKDYYGGALMVLIGGSAAYAAQSYNIGSLAHMGPGYFPFAIGILLALTGVLIALTANKKGAGGDAALVGHKHDIPDFRGAACIILGTVAFYFCGEYLGLLPATFAIVFICALGDRSNSVMACFVLAMSMMIVAVVIFWWALQVQMPLVRWGM; encoded by the coding sequence ATGAGCGCCCCAGGCAAAACCTACAACAAGGACTATTACGGCGGTGCGCTGATGGTCCTGATCGGTGGCAGTGCTGCCTATGCGGCGCAGAGCTACAACATTGGCTCGCTGGCGCATATGGGGCCGGGCTACTTCCCCTTTGCGATTGGCATTCTGCTGGCGCTCACCGGCGTGCTGATTGCATTGACGGCGAATAAAAAGGGCGCAGGCGGGGACGCGGCGCTGGTAGGGCACAAGCATGACATTCCGGATTTCCGGGGTGCCGCCTGCATCATTTTGGGCACCGTGGCCTTCTACTTCTGTGGCGAATACCTGGGCCTGCTGCCCGCCACTTTTGCCATCGTGTTTATCTGTGCCTTGGGCGACCGCAGCAACAGCGTGATGGCCTGCTTTGTGCTGGCCATGTCGATGATGATCGTGGCCGTGGTGATTTTCTGGTGGGCGCTGCAAGTGCAGATGCCGCTGGTCAGGTGGGGGATGTAA
- a CDS encoding sensor histidine kinase: protein MRWHSRVSHGLRLRLLWVLVPVLTGLLVLDSWRDSVSLARELAHAYDQSLLEPAQALSDGLGWDSEGQLSLDGPLHVISMFEAVSSRRKFLRVQLQTPDGAQLRLLLGADQFPEPAQDPADASRPFRAAADGTRVFYAAEVDHQPVRVLAMLRVLHDQAGQEWRVLIQSAQTSAGIERTVRSLMWDSLLRDGRTLLVLVLVVWLGVAWGLRPLQALRRAVQQRRSDDLEPLATTDVPGEVRPLVDAMNLHLAQQRDALAQQRQFLADASHQLRTPLAILTTQAGYALRETDPEAVQSTLRSMLQQLQRGRRVSEQLLALAHASQPASPMASEAALCDANAVAREVVLAYLPLALDKQQDLGWTDVRGQDFDEDDAASGDDSAQLPMAAPVKAPATAVYELVANLVHNAIVYTPAQGHINVAVLREPGWVEIRVQDNGPGIAAQDRERALARFSRLQADAAQAPGGSGLGLAIARAYVQRFQGELVLAHGAGEDEGRPGLLIRIRLPLASASA from the coding sequence ATGCGCTGGCATTCCCGCGTCTCTCACGGCCTGCGTCTGCGGCTTTTGTGGGTGCTGGTGCCCGTGTTGACGGGGCTCTTGGTGCTCGACAGCTGGCGCGACAGCGTGAGCCTGGCGCGGGAGCTGGCCCATGCCTATGACCAGAGCCTGCTGGAGCCGGCGCAGGCCTTGTCGGACGGCCTGGGCTGGGACAGCGAAGGGCAGCTGAGCCTGGACGGGCCCCTGCATGTCATCTCGATGTTCGAGGCCGTGAGCAGCCGGCGCAAGTTTTTGCGGGTGCAGCTGCAGACACCCGATGGCGCGCAGCTCCGGCTGTTGCTGGGGGCGGACCAGTTTCCGGAGCCGGCGCAGGACCCTGCCGATGCCAGCCGGCCCTTTCGTGCGGCAGCCGATGGCACGCGGGTGTTCTATGCCGCCGAGGTGGACCACCAGCCGGTGCGGGTGTTGGCCATGCTGCGCGTGCTGCATGACCAGGCGGGCCAGGAATGGCGGGTGCTGATCCAGTCGGCGCAGACCAGCGCAGGTATTGAGCGCACGGTGCGCAGCCTCATGTGGGACAGCCTGCTGCGCGATGGCCGTACCCTGCTGGTCTTGGTGCTGGTGGTGTGGCTGGGCGTGGCCTGGGGCCTGCGCCCGTTGCAGGCCTTGCGCCGCGCCGTGCAGCAGCGCCGCAGCGACGATCTGGAGCCGCTGGCGACCACCGATGTGCCCGGCGAAGTGCGCCCCCTGGTCGATGCAATGAATCTGCACCTGGCGCAGCAACGCGATGCGCTGGCCCAGCAGCGCCAGTTCCTGGCCGATGCCTCGCACCAGCTGCGCACGCCCCTGGCCATTCTGACCACCCAGGCCGGTTATGCCCTGCGCGAGACCGATCCCGAGGCCGTGCAGTCGACCTTGCGCAGCATGCTGCAGCAACTGCAGCGGGGCCGCCGCGTGTCCGAGCAGCTGCTGGCGCTGGCCCATGCCAGCCAGCCTGCGTCGCCCATGGCCAGCGAGGCAGCGCTTTGCGACGCCAATGCGGTGGCTCGCGAGGTGGTGCTGGCCTATTTGCCGCTGGCCTTGGACAAGCAGCAGGACCTGGGTTGGACCGATGTGCGCGGTCAGGATTTTGACGAAGACGATGCTGCGAGCGGCGACGATAGCGCACAGCTGCCGATGGCCGCACCTGTGAAGGCGCCCGCCACCGCCGTGTATGAGCTGGTCGCCAACCTGGTCCACAACGCCATCGTCTACACCCCTGCGCAGGGGCATATCAATGTGGCGGTGCTGCGCGAGCCGGGCTGGGTGGAGATCCGCGTGCAGGACAACGGCCCCGGCATTGCAGCGCAGGACCGCGAGCGCGCGCTGGCCCGCTTCAGCCGCCTGCAGGCCGATGCGGCGCAGGCGCCCGGTGGCTCGGGCCTGGGTCTGGCGATTGCCCGCGCCTATGTGCAACGCTTTCAGGGCGAACTGGTGCTGGCCCATGGCGCAGGGGAAGACGAGGGCCGGCCGGGCCTGCTGATCCGTATCCGTCTGCCGCTGGCCTCCGCAAGCGCCTGA
- a CDS encoding response regulator, giving the protein MRILLIEDELEMAAWLVRALKQSTIEAVHASHAAMASRLLQDGPFDVVVLDLQLPDQHGFDWLSAMRAQGRREPVLVLTAQGAVQDRVEGLHRGADDYLTKPFEVAELEARLAALYRRSQGRVQAVQHCGSLRYDSSHHTFWLAEQMLALTPREHAALEALMARPGAPVGKSKLTAKVFPQDSSVSPDAIEQVLHRLRRKLAGGDVQVVTVRGLGYMLESTAPQHPGAAPSA; this is encoded by the coding sequence ATGCGCATATTGCTGATTGAAGACGAGCTGGAAATGGCGGCCTGGCTGGTGCGTGCGCTCAAGCAATCGACCATCGAAGCCGTCCATGCCTCGCATGCCGCCATGGCCAGCCGCCTGCTGCAGGACGGCCCCTTTGACGTGGTGGTGCTAGACCTGCAACTGCCCGACCAGCATGGCTTTGACTGGCTATCCGCCATGCGCGCGCAGGGCCGGCGTGAGCCGGTGCTGGTGCTGACGGCGCAAGGCGCGGTGCAGGACCGGGTCGAAGGCCTGCACCGGGGCGCCGACGACTACCTGACCAAACCTTTTGAAGTGGCCGAGTTGGAGGCCCGGCTCGCTGCGTTGTACCGGCGCAGCCAGGGCAGGGTGCAGGCCGTGCAGCACTGCGGATCGCTGCGCTATGACAGCAGCCACCACACCTTTTGGCTGGCCGAGCAGATGCTGGCGCTGACCCCGCGCGAGCATGCTGCGCTGGAAGCCTTGATGGCGCGCCCGGGTGCGCCCGTCGGCAAATCCAAGCTGACGGCCAAGGTGTTTCCGCAGGACAGCAGCGTCAGCCCCGATGCGATTGAGCAGGTGCTGCACCGGCTGCGGCGCAAGCTGGCCGGCGGCGATGTGCAAGTGGTCACCGTGCGCGGTCTGGGCTATATGCTCGAATCCACCGCGCCCCAGCATCCTGGCGCGGCCCCATCGGCCTAG